Proteins encoded within one genomic window of Sphaerotilus montanus:
- the pcaF gene encoding 3-oxoadipyl-CoA thiolase: MTRHAFICDAVRTPFGRYGGVLASVRADDLGAVPLAALMARNPTVDWQAVTDVVYGCANQAGEDNRNVARMSALLAGLPLEVPGSTVNRLCGSGLDALGTAARAIRSGEAGLMIAGGVESMSRAPFVLPKAESAFSRYSTVQDTTIGWRFVNRLMKARYGVDSMPETAENVATDYRIDRESQDRMALASQQKALAAQQSGFFDAEIVSVHIPQKKGDPLVANRDEHPRDTTLEALARLKGVVRPEGTVTAGNASGVNDGACALLLADEAMAARHGLVPRARVVAMATAGVPPRTMGMGPAPATRKVLALAGLALADLDVIELNEAFAAQGLAVLRDLGLPDDDPRVNPNGGAIALGHPLGASGARLATTAVNQLHRTGGRYALCTMCIGVGQGIAVVLERI; this comes from the coding sequence ATGACCCGACACGCCTTCATCTGCGACGCCGTTCGCACCCCTTTCGGCCGCTATGGCGGCGTGCTGGCCAGTGTGCGGGCCGATGACCTGGGCGCCGTGCCGCTGGCGGCGCTGATGGCGCGCAACCCGACGGTGGACTGGCAGGCGGTCACGGACGTGGTCTACGGCTGCGCCAACCAGGCCGGCGAGGACAACCGCAACGTGGCGCGCATGAGCGCGTTGCTGGCGGGTCTGCCACTCGAAGTGCCGGGATCGACCGTGAACCGCCTGTGCGGCTCCGGCCTCGACGCACTGGGCACGGCCGCCCGCGCCATCAGGAGCGGCGAGGCAGGCCTGATGATCGCCGGCGGCGTGGAGAGCATGTCGCGTGCGCCCTTCGTCCTGCCCAAGGCCGAGTCCGCCTTCTCGCGGTACAGCACGGTGCAGGACACCACCATCGGCTGGCGATTCGTCAACCGCCTGATGAAGGCGCGCTACGGCGTCGATTCGATGCCCGAAACGGCCGAGAACGTCGCCACCGACTACCGCATCGACCGGGAGTCCCAGGACCGCATGGCGCTGGCCTCGCAGCAGAAGGCGCTCGCCGCGCAGCAGAGCGGCTTCTTCGACGCCGAGATCGTGTCGGTCCACATCCCGCAGAAGAAGGGCGATCCCCTCGTGGCGAACCGCGACGAGCACCCGCGCGACACCACGCTGGAGGCGCTGGCCAGGCTCAAGGGCGTGGTGCGACCCGAGGGCACGGTGACCGCGGGGAATGCGTCGGGGGTCAATGACGGGGCCTGCGCGCTGCTGCTGGCCGACGAAGCCATGGCGGCGCGGCACGGCCTGGTGCCAAGGGCGCGGGTGGTAGCGATGGCGACGGCGGGTGTGCCGCCGCGCACCATGGGCATGGGGCCGGCGCCCGCGACGCGCAAGGTGCTGGCGCTGGCGGGGCTGGCGCTGGCCGACCTGGACGTGATCGAACTCAACGAGGCGTTCGCGGCGCAGGGGCTCGCCGTGCTGCGCGACCTGGGCTTGCCGGACGACGATCCGCGCGTGAACCCGAACGGTGGTGCCATCGCGCTGGGCCACCCGCTGGGCGCGTCGGGCGCGCGGCTGGCCACCACGGCGGTGAACCAGTTGCACCGCACTGGAGGCCGTTACGCGCTCTGCACCATGTGCATCGGCGTGGGGCAGGGCATCGCGGTGGTGCTGGAGCGGATCTGA
- a CDS encoding phenylacetic acid degradation protein PaaY produces the protein MPCYSLEGVTPVVHPSAYVHPTAVLIGDVIVGPDCYIGPCASLRGDFGRIVLHRGVNVQDTCVIHGFPNQDTLVEENGHIGHGAVLHSCTVRRDALVGMNAVVMDEAEIGEAAIVAACAFVPAGKKVAPRTLVVGSPARKLRDLTDDEVAWKLEGTQVYQELSRRCMASMVEVQPLQEEEADRPRLQGSVVQSLIATKRG, from the coding sequence ATGCCCTGCTACAGCCTCGAAGGTGTCACGCCCGTCGTCCACCCCAGCGCCTACGTCCACCCCACCGCCGTGCTGATCGGCGACGTGATCGTCGGCCCGGACTGCTACATCGGCCCCTGCGCCAGCCTGCGCGGCGACTTCGGGCGCATCGTGCTGCACCGGGGCGTGAACGTGCAGGACACCTGCGTCATCCACGGCTTCCCGAACCAGGACACCCTCGTCGAGGAAAACGGCCACATCGGCCACGGCGCCGTGCTGCACAGCTGCACCGTGCGGCGCGACGCGCTGGTCGGCATGAACGCGGTCGTGATGGACGAGGCGGAGATCGGCGAGGCGGCGATCGTGGCCGCGTGTGCGTTCGTGCCGGCGGGCAAGAAGGTGGCGCCGCGCACGCTGGTGGTCGGCTCGCCGGCGCGCAAGCTGCGCGACCTCACAGACGACGAAGTCGCGTGGAAGCTGGAGGGCACGCAGGTCTACCAGGAGCTGTCGCGGCGCTGCATGGCATCAATGGTGGAGGTCCAGCCGCTGCAGGAGGAGGAGGCGGACCGGCCGCGGCTGCAAGGCTCGGTGGTGCAGTCGCTGATCGCGACGAAGCGGGGCTGA